A portion of the Camelus ferus isolate YT-003-E chromosome 16, BCGSAC_Cfer_1.0, whole genome shotgun sequence genome contains these proteins:
- the MYH8 gene encoding LOW QUALITY PROTEIN: myosin-8 (The sequence of the model RefSeq protein was modified relative to this genomic sequence to represent the inferred CDS: deleted 1 base in 1 codon), with translation MSASSDAEMAVFGEAAPYLRKSEKERIEAQNKPFDAKTSVFVVEPKESYVKSIIQSKEGGKVTVKTERGATLTVREDQVFPMNPPKYDKIEDMAMMTHLHEPGVLYNLKERYAAWMIYTYSGLFCVTVNPYKWLPVYNPEVVAAYRGKKRQEAPPHIFSISDNAYQFMLTDRENQSILITGESGAGKTVNTKRVIQYFATIAVTGEKKKEEAGKMQGTLEDQIISANPLLEAFGNAKTVRNDNSSRFGKFIRIHFGTTGKLASADIETYLLEKSRVTFQLKAERSYHIFYQITSNKKPDLIEMLLITTNPYDYAFVSQGEITVPSIDDQEELMATDSAIDILGFTPEEKVSIYKLTGAVMHYGNMKFKQKQREEQAEPDGTEVADKAAYLQSLNSADLLKALCYPRVKVGNEYVTKGQTVQQVYNAVGALAKAVYEKMFLWMVTRINQQLDTKQPRQYFIGVLDIAGFEIFDFNSLEQLCINFTNEKLQQFFNHHMFVLEQEEYKKEGIEWTFIDFGMDLAACIELIEKPLGIFSILEEECMFPKATDTSFKNKLYDQHLGKSANFQKPKVVKGRAEAHFSLIHYAGTVDYNIAGWLDKNKDPLNDTVVGLYQKSAMKTLASLFSTYASAEADSGTKKGAKKKGSSFQTVSALFRENLNKLMTNLRSTHPHFVRCIIPNETKTPGAMEHELVLHQLRCNGVLEGIRICRKGFPSRILYGDFKQRYKVLNASAIPDGQFIDSKKASEKLLASIDIDHTQYKFGHTKVFFKAGLLGLLEEMRDEKLAQIITRTQAVCRGFLMRVEYQKMLQRREALFCIQYNVRAFMNVKHWPWMKLFFKIKPLLKSAETEKEMATMKEEFQKTKDELAKSEAKRKELEEKMVTLLKEKNDLQLQVQSEADALADAEERCEQLIKNKIQLEAKIKEVTERAEDEEEINAELTAKKRKLEDECSELKKDIDDLELTLAKVEKEKHATENKVKNLTEEMAGLDETIAKLTKEKKALQEAHQQTLDDLQAEEDKVNTLNKAKAKLEQQVDDLEGSLEQEKKLRMDLERAKRKLEGDLKLAQESTIDMENDKQQLDEKLKKKEFEISNLLSKIEDEQAVEIQLQKKIKELQARIEELEEEIEAERASRAKAEKQRSDLTRELEEISERLEEAGGATSAQIEMNKKREAEFQKMRRDLEEATLQHEATAAALRKKHADSVAELGEQIDNLQRVKQKLEKEKSELKMEIDDLSSNAETISKAKGNLEKMCRTLEDQVSELKTKEEEQQRLINDLTAQRGRLQTEAGEYSRQLDEKDALVSQLSRSKQASTQQIEELKRQLEEETKAKNALAHALQSSRHDCDLLREQYEEEQEAKAELQRAMSKANSEVAQWRTKYETDAIQRTEELEEAKKKLAQRLQEAEEHVEAVNAKCASLEKTKQRLQNEVEDLMLDVERSNAACAALDKKQRNFDKVLSEWKQKYEETQAELEASQKESRSLSTELFKVKNAYEESLDQLETLKRENKNLQQEISDLTEQIAEGGKQIHELEKIKKQVEQEKCDIQVALEEAEASLEHEEGKILRIQLELNQVKSEVDRKLAEKDEEIDQLKRNHIRVVETMQSTLDAEIRSRNDALRLKKKMEGDLNEMEIQLNHANRLAAESLRNYRNTQGILKDTQLHLDDALRGQEDLKEQLAIVERRANLLQAEVEELRATLEQTERSRKIAEQELLDASERVQLLHTQNTSLINTKKKLENDVSQLQSEVEEVIQESRNAEDKAKKAITDAAMMAEELKKEQDTSAHLERMKKNLEQTVKDLQHRLDEAEQLALKGGKKQIQKLEARVRELEGEVENEQKRNAEAVKGLRKHERRVKELTYQTEEDRKNVLRLQDLVDKLQAKVKSYKRQAEEAEEQSNANLAKFRKLQHELEEAEERADIAESQVNKLRAKSREVHTKVTAE, from the exons CGGAGAATCTGGGGCAGGAAAGACTGTGAACACGAAGCGTGTCATCCAGTACTTTGCAACAATTGCAGTGactggagaaaagaagaaagaggaagctgGCAAAATGCAG GGGACTCTGGAAGATCAAATCATCAGTGCCAACCCCCTACTGGAGGCCTTTGGCAACGCCAAGACCGTGAGGAATGACAACTCCTCTCGCTTT gGTAAATTCATCAGAATCCACTTTGGTACCACAGGGAAACTGGCTTCTGCTGACATCGAAACAT atcTTCTAGAAAAGTCTAGAGTTACCTTCCAGCTGAAGGCAGAAAGAAGCTACCATATTTTTTATCAGATCACTTCCAATAAGAAGCCAGATCTGATTG AAATGCTCCTGATCACCACCAACCCGTATGACTATGCCTTCGTCAGTCAAGGGGAGATCACAGTCCCTAGCATTGATGACCAAGAAGAGCTGATGGCTACTGAT AGTGCCATTGACATCCTGGGCTTTACTCCTGAAGAAAAAGTCTCCATCTACAAGCTCACAGGGGCAGTAATGCACTATGGGAACATGAAATTTAAGCAAAAGCAGCGTGAGGAGCAAGCTGAGCCAGATGGCACTGAAG TTGCTGACAAGGCTGCCTATCTTCAGAGTCTGAACTCTGCTGACCTGCTCAAAGCCCTCTGCTACCCCAGAGTCAAGGTCGGCAACGAGTACGTCACCAAAGGCCAGACTGTGCAGCAG GTGTACAACGCTGTGGGTGCTCTGGCCAAAGCC GTCTACGAGAAGATGTTCCTGTGGATGGTCACCCGCATCAACCAGCAGCTGGACACCAAGCAGCCCCGGCAGTACTTCATCGGGGTCTTGGACATCGCTGGCTTTGAGATCTTTGAT ttCAACAGCCTGGAGCAGCTGTGCATCAACTTCACCAATGAGAAACTGCAACAGTTTTTCAACCACCACATGTTCGTGCTGGAGCAGGAGGAGTACAAGAAGGAGGGCATCGAGTGGACGTTCATCGACTTCGGGATGGACCTGGCTGCCTGCATCGAGCTCATTGAGAAG CCACTGGGCATCTTCTCCATCCTGGAAGAGGAGTGCATGTTCCCCAAGGCCACAGACACCTCCTTCAAGAACAAGCTGTATGACCAGCATCTGGGCAAGTCTGCCAACTTCCAGAAGCCCAAGGTGGTCAAGGGCCGGGCCGAGGCCCACTTCTCCCTGATCCACTATGCGGGCACCGTGGACTACAACATTGCCGGCTGGCTGGACAAGAACAAGGACCCCCTGAACGACACCGTGGTTGGGCTGTACCAGAAGTCCGCAATGAAGACTCTGGCCAGTCTCTTTTCCACATATGCTAGTGCTGAAGCAG ACAGCGGCACAAAGAAAGGTGCTAAGAAGAAGGGCTCTTCTTTCCAGACTGTGTCAGCCCTTTTTAGG gaaaatttaaataaactgatGACCAATCTCAGGAGCACACACCCTCACTTCGTACGGTGCATCATTCCCAATGAAACCAAAACTCCTG GGGCCATGGAGCATGAACTGGTCCTGCACCAGCTGCGCTGTAATGGAGTGCTGGAGGGCATCCGCATCTGCAGGAAGGGCTTCCCAAGCAGGATCCTCTACGGGGATTTTAAACAAAG ATACAAAGTTCTAAACGCAAGTGCTATTCCAGATGGACAATTCATCGACAGCAAGAAGGCTTCTGAGAAACTTCTTGCCTCTATAGATATTGATCACACCCAGTATAAATTTGGGCACACAAAG gtttTCTTCAAAGCTGGCCTTCTGGGTCTTCTGGAAGAAATGAGAGATGAAAAGTTGGCCCAGATTATAACAAGAACTCAAGCTGTCTGCAGGGGATTTCTAATGAGGGTAGAATATCAGAAAATGTTGCAAAGGAG AGAAGCCCTTTTCTGCATCCAGTATAACGTACGTGCATTCATGAACGTCAAGCACTGGCCCTGGATGAAACTCTTCTTCAAGATCAAGCCTCTCCTCAAGAGCGCGGAGACCGAGAAAGAGATGGCCACCATGAAGGAAGAGTTCCAGAAAACCAAGGATGAACTCGCCAAGTCAGAGGCAAAAAGGAAGGAACTGGAGGAAAAAATGGTGactcttttaaaagagaaaaatgacctgCAGCTCCAGGTTCAATCT GAAGCTGATGCCTTGGCTGATGCAGAGGAAAGGTGTGAGcaactcattaaaaacaaaatccagctGGAGGCCAAGATCAAGGAGGTGACTGAGAGAGCTGAGGATGAGGAAGAGATCAATGCTGAGCTGACGGCCAAGAAGAGGAAACTTGAGGACGAATGTTCAGAACTGAAGAAAGACATAGATGACCTTGAGCTGACACTGGCCAAGGTTGAAAAGGAGAAACACGCCACAGAGAACAAG GTGAAAAACCTCACAGAAGAGATGGCAGGACTGGATGAAACCATCGCAAAGCTGACCAAGGAGAAGAAGGCCCTCCAGGAGGCCCACCAGCAGACCCTGGATGACCTACAGGCAGAAGAGGACAAAGTCAACACCCTGAACAAAGCTAAAGCCAAGCTAGAGCAGCAAGTGGATGAC CTTGAAGGGTCTCTGGAGCAAGAAAAGAAACTTCGAATGGACCTAGAAAGAGCAAAGAGGAAACTGGAGGGCGACCTAAAACTGGCCCAAGAATCCACAATAGATATGGAAAATGACAAACAGCAACTTGATGAGAAACTCAAAAA GAAAGAATTTGAAATCAGCAATCTGCTAAGCAAAATTGAAGATGAGCAGGCAGTAGAAATTCAACTACAGAAGAAGATCAAAGAGTTGCAG GCCCGCAtcgaggagctggaggaggaaatCGAGGCAGAGCGGGCCTCCCGGGCCAAAGCAGAGAAGCAGCGCTCTGACCTCACCCGGGAACTGGAGGAGATCAGCGAGCGGCTGGAAGAAGCCGGTGGGGCGACTTCAGCCCAGATCGAGATGAACAAGAAGCGGGAGGCCGAGTTCCAGAAAATGCGCCGGGACCTGGAGGAGGCCACCCTGCAGCACGAGGCCACGGCGGCCGCGCTGAGGAAGAAGCACGCGGACAGCGTGGCCGAGCTGGGGGAGCAGATCGACAACCTGCAGAGGGTCAagcagaagctggagaaggagaagagtgAGCTGAAGATGGAGATTGACGACCTTAGCAGTAATGCAGAGACCATTTCCAAAGCCAAG GGAAACCTTGAAAAGATGTGCCGTACACTAGAAGATCAAGTGAGTGAACTTAAGACAAAGGAGGAAGAGCAGCAGCGGCTGATCAATGATCTGACGGCCCAGAGAGGGCGCCTGCAGACAGAAGCAG GTGAATATTCCCGACAACTGGATGAGAAAGATGCTCTGGTCTCTCAACTTTCAAGGAGCAAACAAGCATCTACTCAGCAGATCGAGGAGCTGAAACGTCAGTTAGAGGAAGAAACTAAA GCCAAGAACGCCCTGGCCCACGCCCTGCAGTCCTCCCGCCACGACTGCGACCTGCTGCGGGAACAGTACGAGGAGGAGCAGGAAGCCAAGGCCGAGCTGCAGAGGGCGATGTCCAAGGCCAACAGCGAGGTGGCCCAGTGGAGGACCAAATACGAGACGGACGCCATCCAGCGCacggaggagctggaggaggccaa GAAGAAGCTGGCCCAGCGTctgcaggaagcagaggaacaTGTGGAAGCCGTGAACGCCAAGTGCGCCTCCCTCGAGAAGACCAAGCAGCGGCTCCAGAACGAAGTGGAGGACCTCATGCTGGATGTGGAGAGGTCTAACGCGGCCTGCGCGGCCCTGGATAAGAAGCAAAGGAACTTTGACAAG GTCCTATCAGAATGGAAACAGAAgtatgaggaaactcaggctgaACTTGAGGCCTCCCAGAAGGAGTCCCgttctctcagtactgagctgTTCAAGGTCAAGAATGCCTACGAGGAGTCCCTAGATCAACTTGAGACgctaaagagagaaaacaagaactTGCAGC AGGAGATTTCTGACCTCACTGAGCAGATTGCTGAAGGAGGGAAGCAAATTCatgaattggaaaaaataaagaagcaagtgGAACAAGAGAAATGTGACATTCAGGTTGCCTTAGAGGAAGCAGAG GCATCTCTTGAACATGAAGAGGGAAAAATTCTCCGCATCCAGCTGGAGTTGAACCAAGTCAAGTCTGAAGTTGAcaggaaacttgctgagaaagatgaggaaattgaccAGCTGAAGAGGAACCACATTAGGGTCGTGGAGACCATGCAGAGCACACTGGATGCTGAGATCAGGAGCAGGAATGATGCCCTGAGACTCAAAAAGAAGATGGAAGGAGATCTGAATGAAATGGAAATCCAGCTGAACCATGCCAACCGCTTGGCAGCAGAGAGCTTGAGGAACTACAGGAACACCCAAGGGATCTTGAAG GACACCCAGCTACACCTGGACGATGCTCTCCGGGGCCAGGAGGACCTGAAGGAGCAGCTGGCGATCGTGGAGCGCAGAGCCAACCTGCTGCAGGCGGAGGTGGAGGAGCTGCGGGCCACCCTGGAGCAGACGGAGAGGAGCAGGAAAATCGCAGAACAGGAGCTCCTGGATGCCAGTGAGCGCGTCCAGCTGCTGCACACCCAG AACACCAGCCTGATCAACaccaagaagaaactggaaaatgatGTTTCACAACTTCAGAGTGAAGTGGAAGAAGTAATTCAAGAATCACGCAATGCAGAAGACAAGGCCAAGAAGGCCATCACTGAT gCGGCCATGATGGCCGAGGAGCTAAAGAAGGAGCAGGACACCAGCGCCCACCTGGAGCGGATGAAGAAGAACCTGGAGCAGACGGTGAAGGACCTGCAGCACCGCCTGGATGAGGCTGAGCAGCTGGCCCTGAAGGGCGGGAAGAAGCAGATCCAGAAGCTGGAGGCCAGG GTACGTGAGCTTGAAGGAGAGGTTGAAAATGAGCAGAAACGAAATGCTGAGGCTGTTAAAGGTTTGCGGAAGCACGAGAGAAGAGTAAAGGAACTCACCTACCAG ACTGAGGAGGACCGCAAGAATGTTCTCAGGCTGCAGGACTTGGTAGATAAACTACAGGCGAAAGTGAAATCGTACAAGAGACAAGCTGAGGAGGCT gAGGAACAATCTAACGCTAACCTAGCCAAGTTCCGCAAGCTCCAGCACGAGCTGGAGGAGGCCGAGGAGCGGGCAGACATTGCCGAGTCCCAGGTCAACAAGCTGCGGGCCAAGAGCCGGGAGGTTCACACGAAAGTCACTGCAGAGTGA